Proteins from one Mugil cephalus isolate CIBA_MC_2020 chromosome 15, CIBA_Mcephalus_1.1, whole genome shotgun sequence genomic window:
- the picalma gene encoding phosphatidylinositol binding clathrin assembly protein a isoform X5: MSGQSITDRITAAQHSVTGSAISKTVCKATTHEIMGPKKKHLDYLIQCTNEMNVNIPQLADTLFERTANTSWVVVFKSLTATHHLMVYGNERFIQYLASRNTLFNLSNFLDKSGLQGYDMSTFIRRYSRYLNDKAVSYRHVAFDFTKVKRGSDGVMRSMNTEKLLKTIPIVQNQMDVLLDFNVNANELTNGVINAAFMLLFKDAIRLFAAYNEGIINLLEKYFDMKKAQCKEGLDIYKKFLTRMTRISEFLKVAEQVGIDRGDIPDLSQAPSSLLDALEQHLASLEGKKVKDSTAASRASTLSNAVSSLANTGISFTKVDEREKQAALEEEQARLKALKRLKELQRNPGLATTDSSPVSSVGGPINSAPAIDLLSTPSSNDSSSKAANSLLDLQPAFQQPLPLTTVNTWRDPYNPFLDSSSSLASDLDTTQIETNIAGFSASPPLQQPQNATGLNVDFDSVFGNNTNGNMDPTDVLGGVLKPTVASSPSQAVTPNGQQPHKLVSNDLDSSLANLVGNLGIGNGTMKNDLHWSQPGEKRLTGGTNWQPKMAPSTTWNPPAMAPSVMAFPATTPTGMMAYAMPPHMGSMMMTQPTVMYSQPVMRPANPFGPNPGGQMQFM, translated from the exons ATGTCTGGACAGAGCATTACTGACAGGATCACCGCCGCTCAGCACAGTGTCACCGGCTCGGCGATTTCCAAAACCGTGTGCAAGGCGACAACGCATGAAATCATGGggccaaaaaagaaacatttggatt ACTTGATTCAGTGCACAAATGAGATGAATGTGAACATACCTCAGCTGGCTGACACGTTGTTTGAAAGGACGGCCAACACCAGCTGGGTGGTTGTCTTCAAGTCCCTCACCGCCACACACCATTTGATGGTCTATGGCAATGAG aGATTTATACAGTACCTGGCTTCAAGGAACACATTATTCAACCTCAGCAACTTTTTGGATAAGAGCGGTCTACAAG GCTACGATATGTCGACGTTCATCAGGAGGTATAGCCGCTACCTGAATGACAAGGCTGTGTCCTACAGACACGTCGCTTTTGACTTCACTAAAGTGAAAAGAGG GTCTGATGGAGTAATGAGATCCATGAACACAGAGAAACTTCTCAAAACCATCCCCATCGTCCAAAATCAGATGGATGTCTTACTTGATTTCAAT GTCAACGCCAATGAACTGACAAACGGGGTGATCAACGCAGCCTTCATGCTTCTGTTCAAAGACGCAATCCGACTGTTCGCAGCCTACAATGAGGGCATCATCAACCTCCTGG AGAAGTACTTTGACATGAAGAAGGCTCAGTGCAAAGAAGGACTGGACATTTACAAGAAATTCCTCACGCGAATGACAAGAATCTCAGAGTTCCTCAAAGTTGCAGAG CAAGTTGGAATCGATCGAGGGGACATACCAGACCTGTCTCAG GCCCCCAGCAGCCTGCTCGATGCCCTGGAGCAACACTTGGCCTCTTTAGAGGGGAAGAAAGTCAAAGACTCAACAGCAGCCAGCAG GGCTAGCACCCTCTCCAATGCCGTCTCCTCCCTGGCCAACACTGGCATATCTTTCACCAAAGTGGACGAGAGGGAAAAACAGGCAGCCCTGGAGGAAGAGCAGGCTCGCCTGAAGGCCCTAAAG CGTCTGAAAGAGCTCCAGAGGAACCCCGGTCTAGCAACCACCGACAGCTCCCCTGTGTCCAGCGTGGGCGGGCCCATCAACTCTGCTCCTGCCATCGACCTCCTCTCTACACCCAGCTCCAACGACAG CTCGTCCAAGGCAGCCAACTCCCTGCTGGACCTCCAGCCGGCTTTCCAGCAGCCCCTGCCTCTCACCACCGTCAACACATGGAGAG aTCCTTACAATCCCTTTCTTGACTCGAGCTCTTCCCTGGCGTCTGATCTTGATACCACACAGATAGAGACAAATATTGCAG GGTTTTCAGCTTCCCCACCGCTCCAGCAGCCGCAGAACGCCACAGGTCTGAACGTCGACTTTGACTCTGTATTTGGAAATAACACCAACGGCAACATGGATCCTACAG ACGTTTTAGGTGGCGTCCTCAAACCCACAGTGGCGTCTTCACCGAGTCAGGCCGTAACCCCGAACGGACAGCAGCCACACAAACTGGTGTCCAACGACCTCGACTCCTCACTCGCCAATCTCGTCGGCA ATCTTGGAATTGGGAATGGCACAATGAAGAA TGATCTCCACTGGAGTCAGCCCGGTGAAAAGAGGCTGACCGGTGGCACCAACTGGCAACCGAAGATGGCTCCTTCTACCACCTGGAACCCTCCAGCGATG GCGCCATCTGTCATGGCCTTCCCTGCAACCACACCAACGGGCATGATGGCATATGCAATG CCTCCTCATATGGGCTCCATGATGATGACACAGCCCACGGTGATGTACAGCCAGCCCGTGATGAGGCCAGCCAACCCATTTGGACCCAATCCAGGTGGACAG ATGCAGTTTATGTAA
- the picalma gene encoding phosphatidylinositol binding clathrin assembly protein a isoform X6, whose protein sequence is MSGQSITDRITAAQHSVTGSAISKTVCKATTHEIMGPKKKHLDYLIQCTNEMNVNIPQLADTLFERTANTSWVVVFKSLTATHHLMVYGNERFIQYLASRNTLFNLSNFLDKSGLQGYDMSTFIRRYSRYLNDKAVSYRHVAFDFTKVKRGSDGVMRSMNTEKLLKTIPIVQNQMDVLLDFNVNANELTNGVINAAFMLLFKDAIRLFAAYNEGIINLLEKYFDMKKAQCKEGLDIYKKFLTRMTRISEFLKVAEQVGIDRGDIPDLSQFTVCAPSSLLDALEQHLASLEGKKVKDSTAASRASTLSNAVSSLANTGISFTKVDEREKQAALEEEQARLKALKEQRLKELQRNPGLATTDSSPVSSVGGPINSAPAIDLLSTPSSNDSSSKAANSLLDLQPAFQQPLPLTTVNTWRDPYNPFLDSSSSLASDLDTTQIETNIAGFSASPPLQQPQNATGLNVDFDSVFGNNTNGNMDPTVASSPSQAVTPNGQQPHKLVSNDLDSSLANLVGNLGIGNGTMKNDLHWSQPGEKRLTGGTNWQPKMAPSTTWNPPAMAPSVMAFPATTPTGMMAYAMPPHMGSMMMTQPTVMYSQPVMRPANPFGPNPGGQMQFM, encoded by the exons ATGTCTGGACAGAGCATTACTGACAGGATCACCGCCGCTCAGCACAGTGTCACCGGCTCGGCGATTTCCAAAACCGTGTGCAAGGCGACAACGCATGAAATCATGGggccaaaaaagaaacatttggatt ACTTGATTCAGTGCACAAATGAGATGAATGTGAACATACCTCAGCTGGCTGACACGTTGTTTGAAAGGACGGCCAACACCAGCTGGGTGGTTGTCTTCAAGTCCCTCACCGCCACACACCATTTGATGGTCTATGGCAATGAG aGATTTATACAGTACCTGGCTTCAAGGAACACATTATTCAACCTCAGCAACTTTTTGGATAAGAGCGGTCTACAAG GCTACGATATGTCGACGTTCATCAGGAGGTATAGCCGCTACCTGAATGACAAGGCTGTGTCCTACAGACACGTCGCTTTTGACTTCACTAAAGTGAAAAGAGG GTCTGATGGAGTAATGAGATCCATGAACACAGAGAAACTTCTCAAAACCATCCCCATCGTCCAAAATCAGATGGATGTCTTACTTGATTTCAAT GTCAACGCCAATGAACTGACAAACGGGGTGATCAACGCAGCCTTCATGCTTCTGTTCAAAGACGCAATCCGACTGTTCGCAGCCTACAATGAGGGCATCATCAACCTCCTGG AGAAGTACTTTGACATGAAGAAGGCTCAGTGCAAAGAAGGACTGGACATTTACAAGAAATTCCTCACGCGAATGACAAGAATCTCAGAGTTCCTCAAAGTTGCAGAG CAAGTTGGAATCGATCGAGGGGACATACCAGACCTGTCTCAG TTTACAGTTTGC GCCCCCAGCAGCCTGCTCGATGCCCTGGAGCAACACTTGGCCTCTTTAGAGGGGAAGAAAGTCAAAGACTCAACAGCAGCCAGCAG GGCTAGCACCCTCTCCAATGCCGTCTCCTCCCTGGCCAACACTGGCATATCTTTCACCAAAGTGGACGAGAGGGAAAAACAGGCAGCCCTGGAGGAAGAGCAGGCTCGCCTGAAGGCCCTAAAG GAGCAGCGTCTGAAAGAGCTCCAGAGGAACCCCGGTCTAGCAACCACCGACAGCTCCCCTGTGTCCAGCGTGGGCGGGCCCATCAACTCTGCTCCTGCCATCGACCTCCTCTCTACACCCAGCTCCAACGACAG CTCGTCCAAGGCAGCCAACTCCCTGCTGGACCTCCAGCCGGCTTTCCAGCAGCCCCTGCCTCTCACCACCGTCAACACATGGAGAG aTCCTTACAATCCCTTTCTTGACTCGAGCTCTTCCCTGGCGTCTGATCTTGATACCACACAGATAGAGACAAATATTGCAG GGTTTTCAGCTTCCCCACCGCTCCAGCAGCCGCAGAACGCCACAGGTCTGAACGTCGACTTTGACTCTGTATTTGGAAATAACACCAACGGCAACATGGATCCTACAG TGGCGTCTTCACCGAGTCAGGCCGTAACCCCGAACGGACAGCAGCCACACAAACTGGTGTCCAACGACCTCGACTCCTCACTCGCCAATCTCGTCGGCA ATCTTGGAATTGGGAATGGCACAATGAAGAA TGATCTCCACTGGAGTCAGCCCGGTGAAAAGAGGCTGACCGGTGGCACCAACTGGCAACCGAAGATGGCTCCTTCTACCACCTGGAACCCTCCAGCGATG GCGCCATCTGTCATGGCCTTCCCTGCAACCACACCAACGGGCATGATGGCATATGCAATG CCTCCTCATATGGGCTCCATGATGATGACACAGCCCACGGTGATGTACAGCCAGCCCGTGATGAGGCCAGCCAACCCATTTGGACCCAATCCAGGTGGACAG ATGCAGTTTATGTAA
- the picalma gene encoding phosphatidylinositol binding clathrin assembly protein a isoform X7, translated as MSGQSITDRITAAQHSVTGSAISKTVCKATTHEIMGPKKKHLDYLIQCTNEMNVNIPQLADTLFERTANTSWVVVFKSLTATHHLMVYGNERFIQYLASRNTLFNLSNFLDKSGLQGYDMSTFIRRYSRYLNDKAVSYRHVAFDFTKVKRGSDGVMRSMNTEKLLKTIPIVQNQMDVLLDFNVNANELTNGVINAAFMLLFKDAIRLFAAYNEGIINLLEKYFDMKKAQCKEGLDIYKKFLTRMTRISEFLKVAEQVGIDRGDIPDLSQFTVCAPSSLLDALEQHLASLEGKKVKDSTAASRASTLSNAVSSLANTGISFTKVDEREKQAALEEEQARLKALKEQRLKELQRNPGLATTDSSPVSSVGGPINSAPAIDLLSTPSSNDSSSKAANSLLDLQPAFQQPLPLTTVNTWRGFSASPPLQQPQNATGLNVDFDSVFGNNTNGNMDPTDVLGGVLKPTVASSPSQAVTPNGQQPHKLVSNDLDSSLANLVGNLGIGNGTMKNDLHWSQPGEKRLTGGTNWQPKMAPSTTWNPPAMAPSVMAFPATTPTGMMAYAMPPHMGSMMMTQPTVMYSQPVMRPANPFGPNPGGQMQFM; from the exons ATGTCTGGACAGAGCATTACTGACAGGATCACCGCCGCTCAGCACAGTGTCACCGGCTCGGCGATTTCCAAAACCGTGTGCAAGGCGACAACGCATGAAATCATGGggccaaaaaagaaacatttggatt ACTTGATTCAGTGCACAAATGAGATGAATGTGAACATACCTCAGCTGGCTGACACGTTGTTTGAAAGGACGGCCAACACCAGCTGGGTGGTTGTCTTCAAGTCCCTCACCGCCACACACCATTTGATGGTCTATGGCAATGAG aGATTTATACAGTACCTGGCTTCAAGGAACACATTATTCAACCTCAGCAACTTTTTGGATAAGAGCGGTCTACAAG GCTACGATATGTCGACGTTCATCAGGAGGTATAGCCGCTACCTGAATGACAAGGCTGTGTCCTACAGACACGTCGCTTTTGACTTCACTAAAGTGAAAAGAGG GTCTGATGGAGTAATGAGATCCATGAACACAGAGAAACTTCTCAAAACCATCCCCATCGTCCAAAATCAGATGGATGTCTTACTTGATTTCAAT GTCAACGCCAATGAACTGACAAACGGGGTGATCAACGCAGCCTTCATGCTTCTGTTCAAAGACGCAATCCGACTGTTCGCAGCCTACAATGAGGGCATCATCAACCTCCTGG AGAAGTACTTTGACATGAAGAAGGCTCAGTGCAAAGAAGGACTGGACATTTACAAGAAATTCCTCACGCGAATGACAAGAATCTCAGAGTTCCTCAAAGTTGCAGAG CAAGTTGGAATCGATCGAGGGGACATACCAGACCTGTCTCAG TTTACAGTTTGC GCCCCCAGCAGCCTGCTCGATGCCCTGGAGCAACACTTGGCCTCTTTAGAGGGGAAGAAAGTCAAAGACTCAACAGCAGCCAGCAG GGCTAGCACCCTCTCCAATGCCGTCTCCTCCCTGGCCAACACTGGCATATCTTTCACCAAAGTGGACGAGAGGGAAAAACAGGCAGCCCTGGAGGAAGAGCAGGCTCGCCTGAAGGCCCTAAAG GAGCAGCGTCTGAAAGAGCTCCAGAGGAACCCCGGTCTAGCAACCACCGACAGCTCCCCTGTGTCCAGCGTGGGCGGGCCCATCAACTCTGCTCCTGCCATCGACCTCCTCTCTACACCCAGCTCCAACGACAG CTCGTCCAAGGCAGCCAACTCCCTGCTGGACCTCCAGCCGGCTTTCCAGCAGCCCCTGCCTCTCACCACCGTCAACACATGGAGAG GGTTTTCAGCTTCCCCACCGCTCCAGCAGCCGCAGAACGCCACAGGTCTGAACGTCGACTTTGACTCTGTATTTGGAAATAACACCAACGGCAACATGGATCCTACAG ACGTTTTAGGTGGCGTCCTCAAACCCACAGTGGCGTCTTCACCGAGTCAGGCCGTAACCCCGAACGGACAGCAGCCACACAAACTGGTGTCCAACGACCTCGACTCCTCACTCGCCAATCTCGTCGGCA ATCTTGGAATTGGGAATGGCACAATGAAGAA TGATCTCCACTGGAGTCAGCCCGGTGAAAAGAGGCTGACCGGTGGCACCAACTGGCAACCGAAGATGGCTCCTTCTACCACCTGGAACCCTCCAGCGATG GCGCCATCTGTCATGGCCTTCCCTGCAACCACACCAACGGGCATGATGGCATATGCAATG CCTCCTCATATGGGCTCCATGATGATGACACAGCCCACGGTGATGTACAGCCAGCCCGTGATGAGGCCAGCCAACCCATTTGGACCCAATCCAGGTGGACAG ATGCAGTTTATGTAA
- the picalma gene encoding phosphatidylinositol binding clathrin assembly protein a isoform X1: protein MSGQSITDRITAAQHSVTGSAISKTVCKATTHEIMGPKKKHLDYLIQCTNEMNVNIPQLADTLFERTANTSWVVVFKSLTATHHLMVYGNERFIQYLASRNTLFNLSNFLDKSGLQGYDMSTFIRRYSRYLNDKAVSYRHVAFDFTKVKRGSDGVMRSMNTEKLLKTIPIVQNQMDVLLDFNVNANELTNGVINAAFMLLFKDAIRLFAAYNEGIINLLEKYFDMKKAQCKEGLDIYKKFLTRMTRISEFLKVAEQVGIDRGDIPDLSQFTVCAPSSLLDALEQHLASLEGKKVKDSTAASRASTLSNAVSSLANTGISFTKVDEREKQAALEEEQARLKALKEQRLKELQRNPGLATTDSSPVSSVGGPINSAPAIDLLSTPSSNDSSSKAANSLLDLQPAFQQPLPLTTVNTWRDPYNPFLDSSSSLASDLDTTQIETNIAGFSASPPLQQPQNATGLNVDFDSVFGNNTNGNMDPTDVLGGVLKPTVASSPSQAVTPNGQQPHKLVSNDLDSSLANLVGNLGIGNGTMKNDLHWSQPGEKRLTGGTNWQPKMAPSTTWNPPAMAPSVMAFPATTPTGMMAYAMPPHMGSMMMTQPTVMYSQPVMRPANPFGPNPGGQMQFM, encoded by the exons ATGTCTGGACAGAGCATTACTGACAGGATCACCGCCGCTCAGCACAGTGTCACCGGCTCGGCGATTTCCAAAACCGTGTGCAAGGCGACAACGCATGAAATCATGGggccaaaaaagaaacatttggatt ACTTGATTCAGTGCACAAATGAGATGAATGTGAACATACCTCAGCTGGCTGACACGTTGTTTGAAAGGACGGCCAACACCAGCTGGGTGGTTGTCTTCAAGTCCCTCACCGCCACACACCATTTGATGGTCTATGGCAATGAG aGATTTATACAGTACCTGGCTTCAAGGAACACATTATTCAACCTCAGCAACTTTTTGGATAAGAGCGGTCTACAAG GCTACGATATGTCGACGTTCATCAGGAGGTATAGCCGCTACCTGAATGACAAGGCTGTGTCCTACAGACACGTCGCTTTTGACTTCACTAAAGTGAAAAGAGG GTCTGATGGAGTAATGAGATCCATGAACACAGAGAAACTTCTCAAAACCATCCCCATCGTCCAAAATCAGATGGATGTCTTACTTGATTTCAAT GTCAACGCCAATGAACTGACAAACGGGGTGATCAACGCAGCCTTCATGCTTCTGTTCAAAGACGCAATCCGACTGTTCGCAGCCTACAATGAGGGCATCATCAACCTCCTGG AGAAGTACTTTGACATGAAGAAGGCTCAGTGCAAAGAAGGACTGGACATTTACAAGAAATTCCTCACGCGAATGACAAGAATCTCAGAGTTCCTCAAAGTTGCAGAG CAAGTTGGAATCGATCGAGGGGACATACCAGACCTGTCTCAG TTTACAGTTTGC GCCCCCAGCAGCCTGCTCGATGCCCTGGAGCAACACTTGGCCTCTTTAGAGGGGAAGAAAGTCAAAGACTCAACAGCAGCCAGCAG GGCTAGCACCCTCTCCAATGCCGTCTCCTCCCTGGCCAACACTGGCATATCTTTCACCAAAGTGGACGAGAGGGAAAAACAGGCAGCCCTGGAGGAAGAGCAGGCTCGCCTGAAGGCCCTAAAG GAGCAGCGTCTGAAAGAGCTCCAGAGGAACCCCGGTCTAGCAACCACCGACAGCTCCCCTGTGTCCAGCGTGGGCGGGCCCATCAACTCTGCTCCTGCCATCGACCTCCTCTCTACACCCAGCTCCAACGACAG CTCGTCCAAGGCAGCCAACTCCCTGCTGGACCTCCAGCCGGCTTTCCAGCAGCCCCTGCCTCTCACCACCGTCAACACATGGAGAG aTCCTTACAATCCCTTTCTTGACTCGAGCTCTTCCCTGGCGTCTGATCTTGATACCACACAGATAGAGACAAATATTGCAG GGTTTTCAGCTTCCCCACCGCTCCAGCAGCCGCAGAACGCCACAGGTCTGAACGTCGACTTTGACTCTGTATTTGGAAATAACACCAACGGCAACATGGATCCTACAG ACGTTTTAGGTGGCGTCCTCAAACCCACAGTGGCGTCTTCACCGAGTCAGGCCGTAACCCCGAACGGACAGCAGCCACACAAACTGGTGTCCAACGACCTCGACTCCTCACTCGCCAATCTCGTCGGCA ATCTTGGAATTGGGAATGGCACAATGAAGAA TGATCTCCACTGGAGTCAGCCCGGTGAAAAGAGGCTGACCGGTGGCACCAACTGGCAACCGAAGATGGCTCCTTCTACCACCTGGAACCCTCCAGCGATG GCGCCATCTGTCATGGCCTTCCCTGCAACCACACCAACGGGCATGATGGCATATGCAATG CCTCCTCATATGGGCTCCATGATGATGACACAGCCCACGGTGATGTACAGCCAGCCCGTGATGAGGCCAGCCAACCCATTTGGACCCAATCCAGGTGGACAG ATGCAGTTTATGTAA
- the picalma gene encoding phosphatidylinositol binding clathrin assembly protein a isoform X12, translating to MSGQSITDRITAAQHSVTGSAISKTVCKATTHEIMGPKKKHLDYLIQCTNEMNVNIPQLADTLFERTANTSWVVVFKSLTATHHLMVYGNERFIQYLASRNTLFNLSNFLDKSGLQGYDMSTFIRRYSRYLNDKAVSYRHVAFDFTKVKRGSDGVMRSMNTEKLLKTIPIVQNQMDVLLDFNVNANELTNGVINAAFMLLFKDAIRLFAAYNEGIINLLEKYFDMKKAQCKEGLDIYKKFLTRMTRISEFLKVAEQVGIDRGDIPDLSQAPSSLLDALEQHLASLEGKKVKDSTAASRASTLSNAVSSLANTGISFTKVDEREKQAALEEEQARLKALKEQRLKELQRNPGLATTDSSPVSSVGGPINSAPAIDLLSTPSSNDSSSKAANSLLDLQPAFQQPLPLTTVNTWRDPYNPFLDSSSSLASDLDTTQIETNIAGFSASPPLQQPQNATGLNVDFDSVFGNNTNGNMDPTGGVLKPTVASSPSQAVTPNGQQPHKLVSNDLDSSLANLVGNLGIGNGTMKNDLHWSQPGEKRLTGGTNWQPKMAPSTTWNPPAMAPSVMAFPATTPTGMMAYAMPPHMGSMMMTQPTVMYSQPVMRPANPFGPNPGGQMQFM from the exons ATGTCTGGACAGAGCATTACTGACAGGATCACCGCCGCTCAGCACAGTGTCACCGGCTCGGCGATTTCCAAAACCGTGTGCAAGGCGACAACGCATGAAATCATGGggccaaaaaagaaacatttggatt ACTTGATTCAGTGCACAAATGAGATGAATGTGAACATACCTCAGCTGGCTGACACGTTGTTTGAAAGGACGGCCAACACCAGCTGGGTGGTTGTCTTCAAGTCCCTCACCGCCACACACCATTTGATGGTCTATGGCAATGAG aGATTTATACAGTACCTGGCTTCAAGGAACACATTATTCAACCTCAGCAACTTTTTGGATAAGAGCGGTCTACAAG GCTACGATATGTCGACGTTCATCAGGAGGTATAGCCGCTACCTGAATGACAAGGCTGTGTCCTACAGACACGTCGCTTTTGACTTCACTAAAGTGAAAAGAGG GTCTGATGGAGTAATGAGATCCATGAACACAGAGAAACTTCTCAAAACCATCCCCATCGTCCAAAATCAGATGGATGTCTTACTTGATTTCAAT GTCAACGCCAATGAACTGACAAACGGGGTGATCAACGCAGCCTTCATGCTTCTGTTCAAAGACGCAATCCGACTGTTCGCAGCCTACAATGAGGGCATCATCAACCTCCTGG AGAAGTACTTTGACATGAAGAAGGCTCAGTGCAAAGAAGGACTGGACATTTACAAGAAATTCCTCACGCGAATGACAAGAATCTCAGAGTTCCTCAAAGTTGCAGAG CAAGTTGGAATCGATCGAGGGGACATACCAGACCTGTCTCAG GCCCCCAGCAGCCTGCTCGATGCCCTGGAGCAACACTTGGCCTCTTTAGAGGGGAAGAAAGTCAAAGACTCAACAGCAGCCAGCAG GGCTAGCACCCTCTCCAATGCCGTCTCCTCCCTGGCCAACACTGGCATATCTTTCACCAAAGTGGACGAGAGGGAAAAACAGGCAGCCCTGGAGGAAGAGCAGGCTCGCCTGAAGGCCCTAAAG GAGCAGCGTCTGAAAGAGCTCCAGAGGAACCCCGGTCTAGCAACCACCGACAGCTCCCCTGTGTCCAGCGTGGGCGGGCCCATCAACTCTGCTCCTGCCATCGACCTCCTCTCTACACCCAGCTCCAACGACAG CTCGTCCAAGGCAGCCAACTCCCTGCTGGACCTCCAGCCGGCTTTCCAGCAGCCCCTGCCTCTCACCACCGTCAACACATGGAGAG aTCCTTACAATCCCTTTCTTGACTCGAGCTCTTCCCTGGCGTCTGATCTTGATACCACACAGATAGAGACAAATATTGCAG GGTTTTCAGCTTCCCCACCGCTCCAGCAGCCGCAGAACGCCACAGGTCTGAACGTCGACTTTGACTCTGTATTTGGAAATAACACCAACGGCAACATGGATCCTACAG GTGGCGTCCTCAAACCCACAGTGGCGTCTTCACCGAGTCAGGCCGTAACCCCGAACGGACAGCAGCCACACAAACTGGTGTCCAACGACCTCGACTCCTCACTCGCCAATCTCGTCGGCA ATCTTGGAATTGGGAATGGCACAATGAAGAA TGATCTCCACTGGAGTCAGCCCGGTGAAAAGAGGCTGACCGGTGGCACCAACTGGCAACCGAAGATGGCTCCTTCTACCACCTGGAACCCTCCAGCGATG GCGCCATCTGTCATGGCCTTCCCTGCAACCACACCAACGGGCATGATGGCATATGCAATG CCTCCTCATATGGGCTCCATGATGATGACACAGCCCACGGTGATGTACAGCCAGCCCGTGATGAGGCCAGCCAACCCATTTGGACCCAATCCAGGTGGACAG ATGCAGTTTATGTAA